The following DNA comes from Polynucleobacter necessarius.
CTGCGTTTGGGGTGAGTGCGGCATTACGCACTTGTTCAATCAAGTTCAGAAGACGGCGCGCATCACCATCCGCATTGGAGATTAGGGTATCAATGGCTGCAGATTCGAATTGCACATCGGGCATTGCATATTGACGTGCGCGTTCAAATAGTAGTCTCAATTCCTCTGCCGCGAGGGACTTCAGTACATATATACCTGCGCACGCGATAAAAGCGCAGAGTTCACCTCGAAAGAATGGTTCTCAGTAGTCGCCCCTATAAAGGTGAATAAGCCTGATTCCACATGGGGTAGAAGAGCATCTTGTTGGCTTTTATTAAAGCGATGGATCTCGTCGACAAACAGGATCGTTTGTTTGCCATATTGATTGATGTTTTGCTGGGCCTGCTCAATAGCTTCGCGAATCTCTTTTACATCGGCAAGAACCGCTGAGATTGCAATAAATTCGCGATCAAATGCTTTAGCGGAAAGACGTGCGAGAGTGGTCTTGCCAGCGCCTGGAGGGCCCCACAAAATCATTGAGTGTGGCTGCCCTGACGCAAATGCTAGGTTGAGGGGTTTGCCGATAGCTAATAAATGCGTTTTCCCAATCACTTCCTCAATTACTTTTGGGCGCAATGCTTCCGCCAGTGGTGAAGGCGGTGCGCTATCAAAAAGACCACTCATGACATCATGCTTGAATAAAAAGAATCACTAATGATGCCCAAGTCAAGCATCCGGCGGCAACGTAGGTTAAGCGATTGCGCATAGTCATAAATGCGGAGCAAGTCGCTTCATCGGAAAAATAATACTGATAGGTGTTTTGATCAATATTGCGTTGAATAATCAAAGTGGAAGACAGAATCAGTAAACCTACGGGAATATAAATATGAAGGGCCACCAAAGCAACTAAGGCCGGGATAACTCCCCAGATCCAGGCATTGCGGTCTTCCCAGCGATCGCCGGCGGGTGTTTTGCCCAGTCAGGGTAAGTTGACACCCCAATGTAAGGCTCCCATAAATGCAGTAATCATAGCGCCATAACCCGCTAAAGATTCGGCGCTTACATAATTGACTGGGGTTGGTGCCAGTTGCACCATGAGGGCTAGCCCAACAAATGGAATCAGGCCAGCGTAGCCCAGTTTGCGCGCTAGGGGTGGAATAGAGTTTACGATGAAATTAATAAAATTTAACAATAGATTGAAAAATTATTTATCGTAGGTATAAACACCGCGACCTGTTTTGCGACCAAGGTATCCGGCGGCAACCATTTCACGAAGCAGTGGGCCAGGGCAATATTTAGAGTCTAGAGTCGCTGCAGTTTTCAAAATACACGTCCATCACCGATAGGCAAGTATCTAGCCCAATGAGATCAGCCAAGGCAAGCGGCCCAATTGGTTGATTGCAACCCAGCTTCATTCCAGCATCAATATCTTCTGGGCTGGCAAGTCCTTCTGATAAAACAAAGAAAGCCTCATTAATCATAGGTAGCAAAATACGGTTCACCACAAAGCCAGGTGAATTTTTAACGGTGATTGGTTATTTGCCAACACGTTTGGCCATTTCAATAATAGCGGCATGAGTGGCATCGCTAGTTTGAAGTCCGCGGATGACTTCCACGAGAGTCATCAAAGGTGGCGGGTTGAAGAAGTGCATACCAATAAAGCGCGCCGGATTGGAGTCCAACGCCGCCAATTTGGTTATCGATAGTGATGAGGTATTGGTGGCGATGATCGTGTCTTTACTCACAAT
Coding sequences within:
- a CDS encoding DUF3429 domain-containing protein; amino-acid sequence: MLNFINFIVNSIPPLARKLGYAGLIPFVGLALMVQLAPTPVNYVSAESLAGYGAMITAFMGALHWGVNLP
- a CDS encoding AAA family ATPase, coding for MSGLFDSAPPSPLAEALRPKVIEEVIGKTHLLAIGKPLNLAFASGQPHSMILWGPPGAGKTTLARLSAKAFDREFIAISAVLADVKEIREAIEQAQQNINQYGKQTILFVDEIHRFNKSQQDALLPHVESGLFTFIGATTENHSFEVNSALLSRAQVYMY